GAATCCCGACCGTCGCGGCGAAAAGCCTGGGAGTACATCTTTTTCGTGGATGTCGAAGGACATATCGACGAAGAAAAGGTGCGAAAGGCGGCCGAAGAGGTGAAGAGTCGCTGTCTCTTCATGAAGATACTCGGGTCCTATCCCGCCCACTCCTAGGAAAAGGCGAAGGACGTGGAACAAGAGAAGTCGCCGATCGTCATCAATTCGACCGCCTGTGTGAGGCCGGCCGTTTCAGCCCGGTCCCCGCTCGTGGTTGTGTGAACCTATGTCGCTGAAAGTCCATCCCGACATTGCCTCCCTGGTTCCGTACGTTCCCGGCAAGCCGATCGAAGAGTTGCAGCGGGAGTTAGGATTGCCGCGGGCAGTCAAATTGGCGTCGAATGAAAATCCGATCGGCCCTTCGCCCAAGGCGGTCGCTGCCTTGGCTGAGGTTGCGCCGACCCTGCATCGCTATCCCGATGGTGGCGCATTCCGGCTGCGGGGGGCCCTGGCCGAACGGTGGAAGGTGACGCCGGACCACATCATCCTCGGTAATGGGTCGGATGAAATCCTCGGGCTCCTCGCCCGTACCTTCCTGTCTCCCGGGGACGAAGCGGTGATGGCACAGCACACGTTCGTCATCTATAGAATGGAAGTGACGGCGGCACACGGAGTGGCGTTAGAAGTGCCGCAGAAGCGCTGGCACCACGATCTCCCGGCGATGGCGGATGCGATTACCGCCAAGACCCGGCTGCTCTTCGTCTGCAATCCGAACAATCCGACCGGGACGATGTCGACGAGGGATGAAGTGGCTGCGCTCATGGCGCGGGTACCGGATCACGTGGTGGTGGTCTTCGACGAAGCCTATTATGAATATGTCCGACACCCGTCTTATCCGGACTCACTCGGGTACGTGAAGGCGGGCCGCAATGCCATCGTGCTGCGGACCTTTTCCAAGATCTACGGGCTGGCGGGGTTGCGCATCGGGTATGGAATCACGACTCCCGAAATTACGAATTTCCTGAACCGTCTCCGGCCGCCGTTCAATGCCAACAGCATGGCGCAGCGCGCGGCGCTGGCGGCACTGGACGACGAGGAACACCTGGCGAAGAGCCGCTCATTGAACCATAGTGAAATGGATATCGTGCGGGCGGGGTTGCAGGCCATGGGGTTTGCCCCGCTGCCCAGCGAAACGAATTTCTTGTACTTCGATGTCGGTCGAGACGGTCGCCAAGTCTTCAACGCGCTGTTGAAAGAAGGCATCATCGTCCGCCACATCGACGGGAGCATGCTCCGTGTCACCATCGGCCTCCCGGACGAGAATCAACTGTTCCTGAGCGCGCTCCGGCATGTCTTGCGCGCGCTTTGAAGAGGAAAGTGAGACGAGACCATGATTATCGTGTTGAGACCTGACGCATCCGAGCGGGAAGTCGACCATATCATCGATCGCCTCCGCGAGCTCGGACTGAAATCCCATATTTCGACCGGCCAGGAGCGAACGATCATCGGAGTGATCGGCGACGACCGGATTCTGCAGAATCAGCCGCTGACTGCATTGCCAGGTGTGGAAAGCGTCTTGCCGATCCTCGCTCCCTGGAAACTGGTGAGTCGTGAATTCAAGAAGGACAACACCGTCATCGAAGTCAACGGCGTAAAGATCGGTGACAAGAAGGTCGCCATCATGGCGGGACCCTGCGCCGTCGAGCGGCTCGAGTTGACGGTCGGTATCGCGCACGAGGTGAAGGCGGCCGGGGCGACGGTACTGAGAGGCGGTGCCTATAAGCCGCGGACCTCTCCGTATTCGTTCCAGGGATTGGGGCGCGAAGGGCTGGATTACCTGGCGGAGGCGAGAAAGCAGACCGGCTTGCCCGTCGTCAGCGAGATCCTCGATACCCGCGACATTGAGTTGTTTCTTGAAAAGGCCGACATCATTCAGATCGGCGCCCGCAATATGCAAAACTTCGAATTGCTGAAAGAGGTCGGCGCTTACGATAAGCCGGTGTTGCTCAAGCGCGGGCTCTCCGCGACGATCAAGGAATTTTTGCTGTCCGCCGAATACATCATGTCTCGCGGCAATCGCAACGTCATGTTGTGCGAACGCGGGATTCGCACGTTCGAAACCCAATACCGCAATACCCTCGATCTGGCGGCTATTCCCACGCTCAAGGAGCTGTCCCACTTGCCGGTGATCGTCGATCCGAGCCATGCCACGGGCAAATGGAATCTCGTTGCGCCGATGTCCAAGGCGGCCCTTGCGGCCGGCGCAGACGGCCTCCTGATCGAAGTGCATTCCAATCCTGAGTGCGCCCTGTGCGACGGCGAAGAGTCCATCAAGCCGACCAAGTTCAAAGAACTGATGTCGGATATGAGGAAGATCGCCGAAGCTGTTGGTCGAACACTTTGAGTGAGGAGCTCGGACCGGTATGACTCCTCATTTCAAACAAGTTGCCATCATCGGCGTCGGTCTCATCGGCGGCTCCCTCGGCTTGGTCATGCGCCGGCACAAGATGGCGGATACGATCGTCGGCATCGGGCGGCGGGTAGAAAATCTCAAGACCGCCGTCGAACTCGGGGCCATCGATCGGTATGTGTCGGACCCACGTGCCGGGGTGGAGAACGCGGATTTCGTCCTGCTGGCGACGCCGGTCGACACCTACGAGCAGCATCTCAAGGAATGGGCCGGCTGTCTGCGTCCAGGCACCATTGTGAGCGACGTCGGCAGCGTAAAAGGTGAATTGGTCACGCGAGCGGAACAGCTTATGCCGAGGGGAGTACGTTTCGTCGGCGCGCATCCGATCGCCGGGAAGGAAAAGACCGGCGTGGCGGCAGGCTCGGAGGCCTTGTTTAATGGGGCTCGCTGCATTCTTACGCCGACGGCCGGGACCGACGCCGAAGCCCTCCGCACCGTGCGAGCCGTCTGGGAGTTGGCCGGGTCGATCGTGCTGGACATGGATCCGTTCCTTCACGACAAGATTCTGGGCGCCGTCAGCCACCTGCCCCATGTGGCGGCCTTTGCACTGATGACCGCCCTGGCTGACGTACGCGACCGCGGGCTTCCCGAACTCGACCTTGCAGGCCATTCAGGAGGCGGGCTGCGCGATACGACGCGTATCGCTGCGAGCTCTCCCGAGATGTGGCGGGATATTTTCCTGTGGAACGCCGACAATATTGTGGCATTGATCGAGACTTACGAGCGGCACCTGTCGGAAATGAAACGGCTCATCCAGGCGAAGGACGCGGCCGGGATCGAGAAACAGTTGGAAAAAGCCAAGCACGAACGGGAACAACTCAATTCGAAGGTAGCGGCCAAGGCATGACGATGGCGGCATCGATGACCATTCAGCCGGGACGACCGCTCAAGGGAACGATCTCGGTTCCCGGGGACAAGTCTGTTACCCACCGCGCCATTATTCTCACGGCATTGGCCGAAGGGGTAAGTACGGTCAGCAGCTACTGCCGCGGGGAAGACTGCCTCAATACGATGCGCGCGTTTCAGGCCCTGGGCGTCCGCATCGAGGAATCACCCGATGTGCTGCAGGTCTATGGTAAGGGGATGTGGGGTCTGACCGAACCGACTGCTCCGATCGATTGCGGGAATTCCGGCACCGGCATTCGATTGATTACCGGGGTTCTGGCCGGACAGGATTTCTTCTCGGTGCTGACCGGTGATGACTCCATCCGTCGACGTCCGATGGGGCGGGTGGTGAAGCCACTCAGGACCATGGGTGCCACGATCGCGGGACGCAAAGGCGGCGAACTGGCTCCCCTGGCCATCACCGGTACTCGCTTGAAGGGCATCGCCTACCAGTCGCCGGTGTCGAGCGCGCAAGTGAAGTCGTCATTGTTGCTGGCCGGGCTCTTTTCGGACGGGCTGACGACAATTACGGAGCCGCGGCTCTCGCGCGATCACACGGAACGAATGTTTTCTTATTTTGGGATTCCTTTTCGGCGCGAAGGCTGCTCGGTGTCGATCGAAGGCCGTCCCGCTGTGCGCTGGGCTGGCAAGCCGGTGCTGGTGCCGGGAGATTTGTCGGCGGCGGCCTTCTTCATCGTCGGTGCGGCAATCGTTCCGGGCTCCGATGTCACCGTCCGTACCGTGGGAATGAATCCGACCCGGACAGGAATCCTCGACGTGTTGCGTAGCATGGGTGCCCACATCGAGGTCCTGAATCCTCGGGAAGAGGCCGGCGAACCGGTCGCGGATCTCCGGGTTCGTTCCACGCCCCTGCACGGCGTCGCGATCGGGCCTGAATTAATTCCGCAAACCATCGACGAGTTTCCGATTCTCTGCGTGGCGGCGGCAGTGGCAGAGGGAACGACCACCATTACAGGGGCGGAAGAACTGCGCGTGAAGGAAAGTGATCGCATCGCCACGATGGCGGCGGAGTTACGTGCCATGGGCGCGCGCATCGAGGAGCGGCCTGACGGCATGGTGATCCATGGGTTGGGGCAAGCCGGCCGGAATGGACGGCTGACGGGCACGACCAGTTCGAGTCATGGTGATCATCGTGTGGCCATGTCGGTGGCGATTGGCGGATTAACGGCGGCGACGTCGACCGTGATTCAAGACACGGCATGCATCGATACCTCCTTCCCCAGGTTCGAGGCTAAGCTGTTGGAATTGTTGACTGAATCTGGCAAGAGTCTATAATGCGGGGTTGGCGTGACGTTTGACGCAGAGAAGATGGGTCGGAAACGCGGGCTCATTGTTGCGATCGATGGTCCGGCCGGGGCAGGAAAAAGCACCGTGGCGCGCCTGCTGGCCTCGCGTCTCCGGTATCTCTATTTGGATACCGGCGCGTTGTACCGAGCCGTGGCCTGGAAGGTCTTGAAGTCAGGAATCGATTGCGATGATCGCGGGGCGATCGCCCGAATGCTTCCGGCAACCAAATTGGAAATGGAATGTGGTCCTGAGCGGCCTCGGGTCCTGGTCGACGGGCATGATGTCACCGGTGAGCTTCGGGTGCCGGAGGTCTCAGCACTGGCGTCCGTTGTGTCGGCCATTCCTGCCGTCCGTGAGTGGCTTCTTCCGGTGCAGAGAGAAATCGGAGCTGCAGGCTCCGTGGTGGCGGAGGGCCGTGACATTGGTACGAAAGTGTTTCCGGGCGCCGACGTGAAATTTTTCCTGGAGGCGGACCCGGAGGTGCGCGCCATGCGTCGCCATCGAGAATTGGTGGCTGCCGGCCATTCGGTCCACCTCGACCAGACGAAACGCGATCTGACGGGGCGCGATGACCGCGACCGATCCCGCGCAGTGGCCCCGCTCAAGCCGGCTACCGATGCCGAACGCGTCGACACGTCGCTGCTCTCCGCCGACGAAGTGGTCGAGCATATGATGGCCGTGATTGCGGCGCGACTGTGACCTCGGCGCTCTATGGATTGCTCTGGGTATTGGCGCGAGGGGTTGGGGCTGTTTGCTTCCGCTACCGGGCCATTGGGCAAGTGCCTCGGCAGGGCGGGTTCCTGATTGCCTCAAACCATGCGAGCTATCTCGACATTCCACTCTTGGGATGCGGTATACCTCGACGGGTTTGGTATATGGGGAGGCACGATCTCTTTCCGATTCCGTTGGTCAACGGGGTCTTGCAGGGGTTGGGCTGGATTCCTCTTCGAATCGGTCGACTCGATCGGGACGCTTTCGGCAAGGCAGTGTCGCTAATCAAGGAAGGAAAGCCGGTCGCGATTTTCCCTGAAGGGGGGCGGACTATGACAGGGCACCTCAAGCCGGGCAAACCCGGGATCGGAGTCATCGTCGCGCAAACCGGGTGCCAGGTCGTGCCGGCCCATATCAAGGGGACGTTCGACGTGCTGCCGCCCGGTTCAAAGTGGCCTAGGTTTCGCCGGGTAACCGTGTCGTTCGGCGCCCCGCTCGATTTTTCGGCAGATGCGGCCCGAATGGAAGGAAAGACGTTTTATCACCATGTCAGTCGAACCGTGATGACGAAGATCGCTGAACTCGGCCAGGTGCCGGTGCCCGGAGACCACCGGGGGGCGCAAGCCGAGGGCAGCAGCGATCTTGGGTCCGGTTTGACCGCCAAGTCATGCAATGCTGAGTAAGACTTGGCGCATTTCACAATCAGCACCCGGCGCAAGCCGGAGGACTAGGATGTTCCCATGAGTACCGTGTCACAGCAGAGCGAACCCAAACTCGATCGTAACGCATTGGCGGCCATGTACGAGGAGACCTTCCGGAATTTCGAGGAAGGCACCATCACCGAAGGCGCGGTTGTCGCCGTCGGCAAGGACAAGGTCGTCGTCGACATCGGCTACAAATCGGAAGGCATGATTCCCGCCGACCAATTCTCCGCCGATGAATTGCAGAAGCTGAAGGTCGGGGATCGCCTGCAGGTCTATTTGGAAGAGTGCGAGGACGCCGACGGCAATCTGGTTCTTTCCAAAGAAAAAGCCGACAAGATGAAGATTTGGGAAGAACTCGAAAAGCTGCACAAGGAAGAAAAGAGCATTGAGGGCAAGATCGTCTCCCGCATCAAGGGCGGTATGATGGTCGACATCGGTGTGAAGGCGTTCCTCCCCGGTTCGCAAATCGATCTGCACCCGGTTCGGGATCTCGATTCGCTCGTGGGCAAAACATTCCCCCTCAAGATCATCAAGATCAACCATCGACGCGGCAACGTGGTGGTTTCCCGCCGCGTGTTGCTCGAGGAGACGAGGGATCGGCGCCGCCAGACGACGTTGGCGACGCTCAAGGAAGGCCAACTCATCCAGGGCATGGTCAAGAACATCACCGATTACGGCGCCTTCATCGATTTGGGCGGCATCGACGGTCTGTTGCATATCACCGACATGTCGTGGGGTCGGGTCGGTCATCCGTCCGAGCTCTTCCAGGTCGGCGACAAGGTCGAAGTCACGGTTCTCAAGTACGATCGGGAGACGGGCCGTATCTCGCTGGGCCTGAAGCAGAAGAGCGCGGACCCTTGGACCGGCGTGGCGGGCAAGTATCCGGTCGGCACCAGAGTGCGCGGCCGTGTTGTGAGCCTGACGGACTACGGCGCCTTCGTGGAATTGGAGCCTGGGGTCGAAGGTTTGGTGCACGTCTCCGAAATGTCATGGACGCATGAAGTGCGGCATCCGTCGCGCGTCGTCTCCGTGGGCGATCAAGTCGAGGCCGCTGTGCTCAATGTCGATCCGGGCAATCGCAAGATCTCCCTCGGCATGAAGCAGACCGCACCGAATCCGTGGGACATGATTGAGGCGAAGTATCCGGCCGGCACTCGCATCGAAGGCAAGGTGAAGAGCTTGACCGATTTCGGCGCCTTTATCGGGCTGGAAGAAGGTATCGACGGCTTGATCCACATCTCGGACATGTCTTGGACGAAGCACATCAAGCATCCGTCTGAGCTGTTCAAGAAGGGCCAAAAGGTCGATGCGGTCGTCATTCGGATCGATAAGGAAAAGGAGCGGTTGTCTCTCGGCTATAAGCAGCTGAGCCGTGATCCGTGGGAAGACCAGATCCCGGCCCGCTACCGCGTGGGCGACACCGTTACCGGCAAGGTCAGCAAGATTGCCGATTTCGGACTCTTCGTGGAGTTGGACGGCGACGTCGAGGGCCTGATCCACATCAGCGAGGTGGGATTGGAAGCCAACGTCCGTATGGAAGAGAAGTACAAAGTCGGCGACGAAGTGACTGCGAAGATCATCAAGGTCGATCGGGACGAACGCAAGATCGCCTTGAGCCTCCGCGATCACCAACTCGATACGGAACGCCGGCAGGTAGATGAGTACCATGCCTCGCAGGGCGGTTTGGACCAGAGTCTTGGCCGGGCTGCGAAGCAAAGCCGGAAGCGGAATCAGAACGACTCAGATAACTAGAGTCTTTTGACGTATGGACGCAAGCCCGGACACCACAGCGAAACCGACGCGGAGTCGACTGCGTCGTGTGCTGTGGTGGCTGGGACTTGGGTTCGGCGCCCTGATTCTGTTCAACGCGCTCTTTCCCGAACTGGACCTGTCCGGTCAGGACAAGGTGGCGGTGATTCGGGTCGAGGGTGTGATCTTGGATGCACAATCCACGGTCGGGGATCTCAAACACTTCAGCGAAAATCCCTTGGTCAAAGCGATTGTGCTGAGGATTGACAGTCCCGGCGGGGGGGTCGTTCCATCCCAGGAGATTCACGATGCGGTGAAGCGCATCAAGAACAAGAGCAACAAGGTAATCATCGCATCGATGGGCACCGTCGCCGCTTCCGGGGGCTACTATATCGCCGCGGCGACCGACCGTATCATCGCGAACCCCGGTACCCTCACCGGCAGTATTGGGGTGATCATGGAAACCGCCAACGTCGAAGGTTTGCTCAAGA
This region of Nitrospiraceae bacterium genomic DNA includes:
- a CDS encoding histidinol-phosphate transaminase; this encodes MSLKVHPDIASLVPYVPGKPIEELQRELGLPRAVKLASNENPIGPSPKAVAALAEVAPTLHRYPDGGAFRLRGALAERWKVTPDHIILGNGSDEILGLLARTFLSPGDEAVMAQHTFVIYRMEVTAAHGVALEVPQKRWHHDLPAMADAITAKTRLLFVCNPNNPTGTMSTRDEVAALMARVPDHVVVVFDEAYYEYVRHPSYPDSLGYVKAGRNAIVLRTFSKIYGLAGLRIGYGITTPEITNFLNRLRPPFNANSMAQRAALAALDDEEHLAKSRSLNHSEMDIVRAGLQAMGFAPLPSETNFLYFDVGRDGRQVFNALLKEGIIVRHIDGSMLRVTIGLPDENQLFLSALRHVLRAL
- the aroF gene encoding 3-deoxy-7-phosphoheptulonate synthase; the encoded protein is MIIVLRPDASEREVDHIIDRLRELGLKSHISTGQERTIIGVIGDDRILQNQPLTALPGVESVLPILAPWKLVSREFKKDNTVIEVNGVKIGDKKVAIMAGPCAVERLELTVGIAHEVKAAGATVLRGGAYKPRTSPYSFQGLGREGLDYLAEARKQTGLPVVSEILDTRDIELFLEKADIIQIGARNMQNFELLKEVGAYDKPVLLKRGLSATIKEFLLSAEYIMSRGNRNVMLCERGIRTFETQYRNTLDLAAIPTLKELSHLPVIVDPSHATGKWNLVAPMSKAALAAGADGLLIEVHSNPECALCDGEESIKPTKFKELMSDMRKIAEAVGRTL
- a CDS encoding prephenate dehydrogenase/arogenate dehydrogenase family protein; the encoded protein is MTPHFKQVAIIGVGLIGGSLGLVMRRHKMADTIVGIGRRVENLKTAVELGAIDRYVSDPRAGVENADFVLLATPVDTYEQHLKEWAGCLRPGTIVSDVGSVKGELVTRAEQLMPRGVRFVGAHPIAGKEKTGVAAGSEALFNGARCILTPTAGTDAEALRTVRAVWELAGSIVLDMDPFLHDKILGAVSHLPHVAAFALMTALADVRDRGLPELDLAGHSGGGLRDTTRIAASSPEMWRDIFLWNADNIVALIETYERHLSEMKRLIQAKDAAGIEKQLEKAKHEREQLNSKVAAKA
- the aroA gene encoding 3-phosphoshikimate 1-carboxyvinyltransferase, producing MAASMTIQPGRPLKGTISVPGDKSVTHRAIILTALAEGVSTVSSYCRGEDCLNTMRAFQALGVRIEESPDVLQVYGKGMWGLTEPTAPIDCGNSGTGIRLITGVLAGQDFFSVLTGDDSIRRRPMGRVVKPLRTMGATIAGRKGGELAPLAITGTRLKGIAYQSPVSSAQVKSSLLLAGLFSDGLTTITEPRLSRDHTERMFSYFGIPFRREGCSVSIEGRPAVRWAGKPVLVPGDLSAAAFFIVGAAIVPGSDVTVRTVGMNPTRTGILDVLRSMGAHIEVLNPREEAGEPVADLRVRSTPLHGVAIGPELIPQTIDEFPILCVAAAVAEGTTTITGAEELRVKESDRIATMAAELRAMGARIEERPDGMVIHGLGQAGRNGRLTGTTSSSHGDHRVAMSVAIGGLTAATSTVIQDTACIDTSFPRFEAKLLELLTESGKSL
- the cmk gene encoding (d)CMP kinase — its product is MGRKRGLIVAIDGPAGAGKSTVARLLASRLRYLYLDTGALYRAVAWKVLKSGIDCDDRGAIARMLPATKLEMECGPERPRVLVDGHDVTGELRVPEVSALASVVSAIPAVREWLLPVQREIGAAGSVVAEGRDIGTKVFPGADVKFFLEADPEVRAMRRHRELVAAGHSVHLDQTKRDLTGRDDRDRSRAVAPLKPATDAERVDTSLLSADEVVEHMMAVIAARL
- a CDS encoding 1-acyl-sn-glycerol-3-phosphate acyltransferase, with protein sequence MTSALYGLLWVLARGVGAVCFRYRAIGQVPRQGGFLIASNHASYLDIPLLGCGIPRRVWYMGRHDLFPIPLVNGVLQGLGWIPLRIGRLDRDAFGKAVSLIKEGKPVAIFPEGGRTMTGHLKPGKPGIGVIVAQTGCQVVPAHIKGTFDVLPPGSKWPRFRRVTVSFGAPLDFSADAARMEGKTFYHHVSRTVMTKIAELGQVPVPGDHRGAQAEGSSDLGSGLTAKSCNAE
- a CDS encoding 30S ribosomal protein S1; this encodes MSTVSQQSEPKLDRNALAAMYEETFRNFEEGTITEGAVVAVGKDKVVVDIGYKSEGMIPADQFSADELQKLKVGDRLQVYLEECEDADGNLVLSKEKADKMKIWEELEKLHKEEKSIEGKIVSRIKGGMMVDIGVKAFLPGSQIDLHPVRDLDSLVGKTFPLKIIKINHRRGNVVVSRRVLLEETRDRRRQTTLATLKEGQLIQGMVKNITDYGAFIDLGGIDGLLHITDMSWGRVGHPSELFQVGDKVEVTVLKYDRETGRISLGLKQKSADPWTGVAGKYPVGTRVRGRVVSLTDYGAFVELEPGVEGLVHVSEMSWTHEVRHPSRVVSVGDQVEAAVLNVDPGNRKISLGMKQTAPNPWDMIEAKYPAGTRIEGKVKSLTDFGAFIGLEEGIDGLIHISDMSWTKHIKHPSELFKKGQKVDAVVIRIDKEKERLSLGYKQLSRDPWEDQIPARYRVGDTVTGKVSKIADFGLFVELDGDVEGLIHISEVGLEANVRMEEKYKVGDEVTAKIIKVDRDERKIALSLRDHQLDTERRQVDEYHASQGGLDQSLGRAAKQSRKRNQNDSDN
- the sppA gene encoding signal peptide peptidase SppA, with the translated sequence MDASPDTTAKPTRSRLRRVLWWLGLGFGALILFNALFPELDLSGQDKVAVIRVEGVILDAQSTVGDLKHFSENPLVKAIVLRIDSPGGGVVPSQEIHDAVKRIKNKSNKVIIASMGTVAASGGYYIAAATDRIIANPGTLTGSIGVIMETANVEGLLKKVGVEGVVIKSGRFKDVGSPLRKMSDEERKLLQSVMDDVHHQFIQAVADGRSLELSEVEPLADGRIFTGRQAKEARLVDELGDLEDAIRIAAEVAGIEGEPKVVEPRKRFSVRDMLESRWSNLFPKLDLPTGVNLKYLMAF